A window of Shewanella mesophila contains these coding sequences:
- a CDS encoding glycosyltransferase family 9 protein yields the protein MSVTPKFLFVPVSSEEGIGEYMRSLIVADAVKERWPNALVQFVLSRHAPYASTCPYPVALLDDTPTKNIKAVNDFVSYFQPDFVIFDASGRRSQLVHANELGAKVIFLSQHKRKRSRGMKILRARVTDSHWVVQPEFVIGSINWIDKLKLRFIGKPEPTITGPIFVSPNSVKQTQLLAAHDLKHGEFFLFNAGSGGHKNSGGYVVEEFANAARALFKATQIPCVMIYGPNYPSEMSEYEGVIAIRELVHSDFIDLLDASKLAVLSGGDTLLQAIALKKPTLSVAVSKDQYHRLSVCENKGLTVCSDNNTAAITRGVLALLDTQRLSLLEAALTQCSCVNGLDIGMNIISELFESKFGVRQ from the coding sequence ATGTCGGTGACGCCAAAATTTCTGTTTGTCCCAGTTTCCTCTGAAGAGGGGATTGGTGAGTATATGCGATCATTGATAGTTGCCGATGCGGTTAAGGAGCGTTGGCCTAATGCCTTGGTTCAATTTGTGCTGAGTCGTCACGCTCCTTACGCTAGCACCTGTCCCTATCCTGTTGCATTACTCGATGATACGCCAACTAAAAATATAAAAGCGGTTAATGATTTTGTTTCATATTTTCAACCCGATTTTGTCATTTTCGATGCTTCGGGTAGACGTTCTCAGCTGGTTCACGCGAATGAGTTGGGAGCGAAAGTGATCTTTCTGAGTCAGCATAAGCGTAAGCGCAGCCGCGGGATGAAAATACTAAGGGCACGAGTCACCGATAGTCATTGGGTTGTGCAACCTGAATTTGTTATTGGTTCGATTAACTGGATAGATAAGTTAAAGCTACGTTTTATCGGCAAGCCTGAACCCACAATCACCGGGCCCATCTTTGTTTCTCCCAATAGCGTTAAGCAGACACAGTTGCTGGCGGCGCATGATTTGAAGCATGGAGAGTTTTTTCTGTTTAATGCAGGCTCGGGTGGTCACAAAAATAGTGGTGGGTATGTTGTCGAAGAGTTTGCTAATGCAGCAAGAGCCCTTTTTAAGGCGACCCAAATCCCTTGCGTGATGATTTATGGCCCCAATTATCCAAGTGAAATGTCCGAGTACGAAGGGGTTATAGCGATAAGAGAGCTAGTCCATAGTGATTTTATCGACTTGTTAGATGCCTCAAAACTAGCGGTATTGAGTGGCGGTGATACTTTGTTGCAAGCAATCGCTCTTAAGAAGCCAACCCTATCGGTTGCTGTGTCTAAAGACCAGTATCACCGACTAAGTGTATGTGAGAACAAGGGTTTGACCGTATGCAGTGATAATAATACTGCGGCAATCACTCGCGGGGTTTTAGCTCTACTCGATACGCAGCGCTTGTCTTTACTCGAAGCTGCATTAACTCAATGCTCTTGTGTTAATGGATTAGATATCGGCATGAATATTATTAGTGAACTATTTGAAAGTAAGTTTGGAGTGCGGCAATGA
- a CDS encoding glycosyltransferase family 9 protein encodes MSLNLQSANSLCLLRLSAIGDVCHAVAMVQAIQRQYPQLKITWVIGKIEYQLLKHLPGVEFVIFDKSQGWRSYFNLKKALAGRKFDLLLHMQVALRATIASLAISAKQRIGFDRARAKEGQWLVTNRSVEPLSKPHVLEGFMGFAKAIGVEELAPRWNIPVPQQDTEFARDMIPDGGNTLVICAAASKAERNWLPERYAAVADHATEQGYRVILCGGPSDLERQLAKAIQSIAKHDVENQVGNTTLTQLLAVLKQASIVLAPDTGPAHMAVTQATPVIGLYAHSNPGRTGPYTCLDLVVSVYDEAIASQVTGDITWGTRAKGAHLMEMIAVESVIERFNLLSQRLSR; translated from the coding sequence ATGAGTTTAAATTTGCAGTCAGCTAATTCTTTATGTTTGTTGCGTTTATCCGCAATTGGTGATGTTTGCCATGCGGTGGCCATGGTGCAGGCGATACAAAGGCAATATCCACAACTTAAAATCACTTGGGTTATTGGCAAAATTGAATATCAGCTGTTAAAGCATCTCCCTGGTGTTGAATTTGTGATTTTTGATAAGTCTCAAGGCTGGCGAAGTTACTTCAATCTGAAAAAGGCATTGGCCGGACGTAAATTTGATCTGCTATTGCATATGCAAGTCGCCTTGCGGGCGACGATAGCGTCTTTGGCTATTTCTGCTAAACAGCGTATCGGGTTCGATCGCGCTCGCGCAAAAGAGGGTCAGTGGTTAGTCACCAATCGTAGCGTTGAGCCATTGAGTAAACCCCATGTGCTAGAAGGTTTTATGGGCTTTGCGAAAGCGATAGGCGTCGAAGAACTAGCACCTCGCTGGAACATTCCCGTTCCCCAGCAAGATACAGAGTTTGCTAGAGATATGATCCCTGATGGGGGTAACACCTTGGTGATCTGCGCAGCGGCGAGCAAGGCAGAACGAAATTGGTTGCCCGAGCGCTACGCAGCAGTGGCCGATCATGCAACTGAGCAAGGGTATCGAGTGATATTGTGCGGCGGCCCTTCTGATTTGGAAAGGCAGTTGGCGAAAGCGATCCAAAGTATTGCTAAACATGATGTCGAGAATCAAGTCGGTAATACCACCTTGACTCAGTTACTTGCGGTGTTAAAACAGGCTTCTATCGTGCTTGCTCCTGATACTGGTCCTGCACATATGGCTGTGACACAAGCAACACCTGTTATCGGCCTTTATGCTCATTCTAATCCAGGTCGTACAGGGCCTTATACTTGTTTAGATTTAGTCGTTAGCGTTTACGATGAAGCCATAGCTTCGCAGGTTACTGGTGATATAACTTGGGGGACTCGCGCTAAGGGAGCACATTTGATGGAGATGATAGCGGTGGAATCTGTGATTGAGCGATTTAATCTGCTCTCGCAACGATTAAGCCGCTAA
- the rfbC gene encoding dTDP-4-dehydrorhamnose 3,5-epimerase translates to MKILNTQLPDVKLLEPQVFGDERGYFFETFRDAWFKQHIADVDFVQENQSKSCKGTLRGLHYQLQQPQGKLVRVVSGEIFDVCVDLRCDSATFGQWTGQYLSAKNHRQMWIPAGFAHGFYVVSDMAECLYQCTDYYAPTDEHSIKWNDATLAISWPIIPEQPLITSDKDANANRFSEAVLFNSPSNIASVAKQGDRDGI, encoded by the coding sequence ATGAAAATCCTAAATACTCAACTGCCCGATGTAAAATTGCTCGAACCTCAGGTGTTCGGTGATGAGCGAGGCTATTTCTTCGAAACCTTCCGTGATGCCTGGTTCAAACAACATATTGCCGATGTCGACTTCGTGCAAGAAAATCAAAGCAAATCATGCAAAGGAACCCTGCGCGGCCTGCATTATCAATTACAGCAGCCTCAAGGAAAGTTAGTTCGTGTTGTCTCTGGCGAAATATTCGATGTGTGTGTCGATTTACGATGTGACAGTGCAACATTTGGCCAATGGACAGGGCAATACCTTTCTGCAAAAAATCATCGTCAAATGTGGATACCTGCAGGGTTTGCGCACGGCTTCTATGTCGTATCCGATATGGCGGAGTGTCTCTACCAATGCACAGACTACTATGCGCCGACCGATGAACACAGCATCAAGTGGAACGATGCAACCTTAGCCATCTCATGGCCGATCATCCCAGAGCAACCACTGATCACCTCAGACAAAGACGCTAATGCTAACCGTTTTAGTGAGGCGGTATTATTCAATTCGCCTTCCAATATCGCATCAGTCGCAAAACAGGGAGACAGAGATGGAATCTAG
- the rfbB gene encoding dTDP-glucose 4,6-dehydratase, which yields MESRAILVTGGAGFIGSALIRYLIEHTDHKVVNYDKLTYAGNLLSLRSIADKPKYHFIQGDINDAQKVQCTLQEHQISLVIHLAAETHVDRSITGPKTFIDTNIMGTFVLLEECRKYRDSLEKPMAKLFRFHHVSTDEVFGDLGEEGLFEEQTPYAPSSPYSASKAAADHLVRAWHRTYGLPVVLSNCSNNYGAYQYPEKLIPLTILNALQGKPIPIYGNGQQIRDWLNVDDHAIALCKVAFEGQTGESYNIGGWNEKTNLEVVRAICQQLNQLIKIKPVGVEDFSSLITFVDDRLGHDSRYAIDATKIAKHLGWKPQESFETGLNKTVLWYINNMDWCAEIATLASDQSPAQLRLN from the coding sequence ATGGAATCTAGAGCGATTCTCGTCACTGGCGGTGCTGGATTTATCGGCTCGGCGTTGATCCGTTATCTTATCGAACACACAGATCACAAGGTTGTTAACTACGATAAGCTTACCTATGCAGGCAACCTGTTATCCCTAAGAAGCATAGCTGACAAGCCAAAATATCATTTTATTCAAGGCGATATCAATGACGCACAAAAGGTTCAGTGCACCTTGCAAGAGCATCAAATCTCCTTGGTGATCCATCTCGCCGCCGAAACCCATGTAGACCGCTCTATCACGGGGCCAAAAACCTTTATCGACACTAATATTATGGGTACCTTCGTGCTGCTAGAAGAGTGCCGAAAATATCGAGATAGCCTAGAGAAGCCGATGGCAAAGCTGTTTCGTTTTCACCATGTATCTACCGATGAAGTGTTTGGTGACTTAGGTGAAGAAGGCTTATTTGAAGAGCAAACCCCTTACGCTCCGAGCTCGCCCTACTCAGCCAGTAAAGCCGCAGCAGATCATTTAGTCAGAGCCTGGCACCGAACTTACGGCTTGCCCGTGGTATTATCAAACTGCTCTAACAACTATGGTGCTTACCAATATCCAGAAAAACTGATCCCTCTGACCATATTGAACGCATTACAGGGAAAGCCTATCCCTATCTATGGTAACGGCCAACAGATCCGCGATTGGCTCAATGTCGATGATCATGCCATCGCCCTGTGTAAAGTTGCCTTTGAGGGGCAAACAGGCGAGAGCTACAATATCGGTGGCTGGAATGAAAAAACCAACCTAGAGGTAGTGCGAGCTATTTGCCAGCAATTAAATCAACTGATAAAAATAAAACCCGTTGGAGTAGAAGACTTTAGCTCTCTCATTACATTTGTCGATGATCGCCTTGGACATGATAGCCGCTATGCCATCGACGCGACTAAAATAGCCAAGCATCTCGGTTGGAAACCACAAGAAAGCTTCGAAACGGGCCTCAACAAAACTGTCCTCTGGTATATCAATAATATGGATTGGTGTGCAGAGATCGCTACACTTGCCTCAGATCAAAGCCCTGCTCAGCTTAGGTTAAACTAA